From the genome of Thermococcus celericrescens:
TTCCGCTCTCGTCCTTCCCCATAACCTCATAGATGGCGTCGAAGCTGCCCAGGTCGTTCCAGTAGACGTTAAGGGGCACCACCGCGGCCTTGTCTGTCTTCTCCATGATTCCATAGTCTATGCTGATGTCAGGGGCGGCGCGGTAGGCTTCATCCACACTTTCGGCGTTCTCAAAGGCCTCGTACACGTCGGGGGCGTGTCGATGGATCTCCTCAATGAAGACTTCGGTATCAAACATGAACATGCCGCTGTTCCAGTAGTAGCCGTTCTCAACGTAGCGCTTGGCAGTTTCGAAGTCCGGCTTCTCCTTGAACTCATCGACGCGGTAGCCGAGGAGCTCGTCACCCTCCCGCAGGGCCTCGCCCGGCTTTATGTAACCGTAGCCAGTGTGGGGCCGGGTCGGCTTTACCCCGAAGGTAACCAGATGGCCCCGGGCGAGCCTCTCCGCGTTCCTGAAAGCCCTTTCGTAGGCTTCGTTGGCCTCTATCAGGTGGTCGCTCGGGAGAACGGCGACGATTGAGTCCCCGAAGGTTTCCTCAACTTGCTTTATGCCCCAGTAGATGGCCGGCAGGGTGTTCTTTCCCTCCGGTTCGAGCAGGATATTCCCCTTCGGAAGCTCCAGGCCGAGCTCCCTGATGTCGTCGAGAACCCTGAACTTGTATGCCTTATTGGTCACGACGAATATTTCATCCGGCTTCGAAAACCCGAGATTGAGCACCCTTTCCACGGTCCTCTGGAAGAGGGAACGATCGTCCAAGAACCGAACGAACTGCTTCGGCATCAGTTCCCTGCTCAGCGGCCAGAGGCGCGTTCCCTTGCCCCCCGCAAGAATAAGCGTCTTCATGGTAACCACCCCTGATTTCTGCACAATACTTGGGCCCATTTGTTTTTAACTTTGGCGTAGAAATGAAATTTAACGGAGGGCGAACTCGCCCACGAAGGCCGAACTCGATATGGTGTCGCCGATTCCGACGGTGCTCTTGGGCCTCGTTACTATCTTCGTCGGGGCGAAGGAGAGCTGGTAGCCATCGATCTCAGCGATGCCGTTCTTCATGCCGTACTCCCCGGCAAGCCTCTCCTCCACCGCTCCAGCCTTCTCGTTCACCGGGACGTCCATGGCCTTGACCACGTCGTCTATCGAGCGGACGTCGCCGAGCTTCGCCTTGGCAGCTGCCGCTAAAGCCGCGAAGAACAACGCGTCGCGGACGAACTCACCCTTATAGTTGGTCAGGGCGAGGTAGTAGCCGTAGGTGTGGAAGTGAATCCTCTTAACGCCGGTTCTCTCGGCGAGCCTTAGCATGGCCTCGGTGACCGCGATTGGGTCCACTGGGTCGTCGGCGAGGAGCTTCTCGGCGAGGCCCTTCTCACCCATGACCCCCATTATCGAGGCGAGCTCGACCTCGTT
Proteins encoded in this window:
- a CDS encoding mannose-1-phosphate guanylyltransferase/mannose-6-phosphate isomerase gives rise to the protein MKTLILAGGKGTRLWPLSRELMPKQFVRFLDDRSLFQRTVERVLNLGFSKPDEIFVVTNKAYKFRVLDDIRELGLELPKGNILLEPEGKNTLPAIYWGIKQVEETFGDSIVAVLPSDHLIEANEAYERAFRNAERLARGHLVTFGVKPTRPHTGYGYIKPGEALREGDELLGYRVDEFKEKPDFETAKRYVENGYYWNSGMFMFDTEVFIEEIHRHAPDVYEAFENAESVDEAYRAAPDISIDYGIMEKTDKAAVVPLNVYWNDLGSFDAIYEVMGKDESGNAVKIGSKKSEYIPLNSRNNLVMTERLTATVGVEDLIIIDTDDALLIAHRGESQRVKEVYRLLKERGDERVFVHRTAYRPWGSYTVLEENERYKIKRLTVLPGKKLSLQMHYHRSEHWVVVRGTAKVTVGDRKILLRPGESTFIPAGVKHRLENPGKVVLEVIETQIGEYLGEDDIVRFEDDFGRE